A window from Hemibagrus wyckioides isolate EC202008001 linkage group LG19, SWU_Hwy_1.0, whole genome shotgun sequence encodes these proteins:
- the LOC131369802 gene encoding FERM domain-containing protein 5-like: MVKCLIRIKTKVNVHLRMINHCYRDVKVRVLTLGPRLLGNVLGALPIIPSLPESSSSSGISLSPFGQSLRAADASHVSSHFTPEHSISRSTSLLSTHYSGPEGRNGEARFTEESHKPSSDVLPTPEFNSTHDQEVRDPDLVPEKEGSFTYSGSHKPRGGVFHLGKLKPHTGGMETQQAGEMMGMLAWMILVMLALLLALLLLLIALTESQLDVPFLRDIRETPEFQQLHYAYFCPLRRWLTCTLRWMGVQLIKE, encoded by the exons ATGGTGAAGTGTCTGATCCGGATCAAGACGAAAGTCAATGTTCACCTGCGGATGATTAATCACTGTTACCGGGATGTGAAGGTGCGGGTGCTGACGTTGGGCCCCAGACTTCTGGGTAATGTTTTGGGTGCTCTGCCCATTATACCCTCTCTACCAGAGTCCAGTAGCTCCTCAGGGATCAGCCTCTCTCCATTTGGGCAAAGCCTCAGAGCCGCAG ATGCATCACATGTAAGCAGTCACTTCACGCCTGAGCACTCCATCTCTAGAAGCACTTCATTACTGAGCACACACTACAGTGGTCCAGAGGGTAGAAATGGGGAAGCAAGATTTACAGAAGAATCCCACAAGCCCTCCAGTGATGTGTTACCCACgccagaattcaacagcacacATGACCAGGAGGTGAGGGATCCAGATTTAGTCCCTGAGAAAGAAGGTTCATTTACCTACAGTGGAAGCCATAAGCCTAGAGGGGGAGTTTTTCACCTGGGAAAACTCAAACCACACACTGGTGGCATGGAAACACAGCAGGCTGGGGAGATGATGGGCATGTTGGCATGGATGATTTTAGTGATGCTTGCTCTGCTCTTGGCCCTCCTTCTGCTTCTCATCGCTCTAACAGAATCACAACTTGACGTACCTTTTCTGAGAGACATCCGCGAGACACCTGAATTCCAGCAGCTCCACTATGCCTACTTTTGTCCACTGAGACGCTGGCTGACCTGTACATTGCGGTGGATGGGGGTCCAACTCATTAAGGAATGA